The following coding sequences are from one Biomphalaria glabrata chromosome 8, xgBioGlab47.1, whole genome shotgun sequence window:
- the LOC129927607 gene encoding C-type lectin domain family 4 member M-like: MTDYITARSSCRAKDAYLYTVKTMEKLTWLQTNYYKKILWIGLNDIEEEGTYRWEDDNSICSGSWINETFVSGQPSNGKLYTPDGEDCISFFYEVPLLNDAYCFQNYSYICEKPFFNFP; encoded by the exons ATGACAGATTATATCACTGCCAGAAGTAGCTGTCGAG CCAAAGATGCTTATCTTTACACGGTTAAAACGATGGAGAAGCTTACATGGCTACAGACCAATTACTATAAAAAGATATTATGGATCGGGTTAAATGACATTGAAGAAGAAGGAACATACAGGTGGGAAGACGACAATTCAATCTGCAGTGGGAGTTGGATTAATGAGACTTTTGTTTCAG GTCAACCAAGCAATGGCAAGTTGTACACTCCGGACGGAGAGGACTGTATCTCCTTTTTCTACGAGGTTCCACTGCTGAATGATGCATACTGTTTTCAGAATTACTCCTACATCTGTGAAAAACCCTTTTTTAACTTCCCGTAA
- the LOC106056800 gene encoding pleiotropic regulator 1-like: MSIEDVQKHSVHTLVFRSLKRTHDMFLSDQGNAPMKFDESEKLKRQIKVQDEFGPVKEAAKREVRSKQMQQVGGVGEAHNGTVQGDSDHMRNAYDLERSDPSSRALVAVNIGQQQMLVPKKAPTMPKPNWHPPWKLYRVISGHTGWVRCLAVEPGNEWFCSGAADRVIKIWDLATGTLKLTLTGHVSTVRGLAVSARQPYLFSCGEDKMVKCWDLEQNKAIRHYHGHLSACYALDLHPTIDVLVTCGRDATVRIWDIRTKACVHTMAGHSNTVAEVKCQSADPQVISGSHDCTVRLWDLAMGRTRVTLTNHKKSVRALALHPVQYSFASGSPDNIKQWKFPDGTFLQNLSGHNAIVNSLACNSDGVLVSAADNGSMHFWDWKTGYNFQRVQALAQPGSIHSEAGIFSLCFDHSGSRLITGEADKTIKIYKEDETATEETHPINWRPDIYRKKKY; this comes from the exons ATGTCGATTGAG GATGTTCAGAAACATTCAGTGCATACCCTGGTGTTCAGATCACTGAAGAGAACTCATGACATGTTTTTATCTGACCAGGGTAATGCTCCAATGAAATTTGATGAAAG TGAGAAACTTAAACGTCAGATAAAGGTTCAGGATGAATTTGGTCCAGTGAAGGAAGCTGCCAAAAGAGAAGTAAGATCCAAACAAATGCAACAAGTTGGTG GTGTAGGAGAAGCCCATAATGGAACTGTACAAG gTGATAGTGATCATATGAG aaatgCATATGATTTAGAAAGATCAGACCCAAGTAGTCGG GCATTGGTTGCTGTAAATATAGGACAACAGCAGATGCTAGTTCCCAAGAAAGCTCCCACTATGCCTAAACCTAATTGGCATCCTCCTTGGAAACTTTACAGG gTTATCAGTGGTCACACTGGTTGGGTCAGATGTCTGGCTGTAGAGCCTGGCAATGAATGGTTCTGTTCTGGTGCTGCTGACAGAGTTATAAAG ATTTGGGATCTGGCAACCGGAACTTTAAAATTAACTCTCACTGGTCATGTGAGTACAGTCAGAGGTCTAGCTGTGAGTGCCAGGCAgccatatttgttttcttgtggaGAAGATAAAATGGTGAAGTGTTGGGATTTGGAACAAAACAAG GCCATCAGGCATTACCATGGTCATCTCAGTGCTTGCTATGCATTAGATCTTCATCCTACTATTGATGTCTTAGTCACATGTGGTAGAGATGCAACTGTCAGG ATCTGGGATATTAGGACTAAAGCTTGTGTTCATACAATGGCAGGTCATAGTAACACAGTAGCTGAAGTGAAATGTCAGTCTGCAGACCCACAG GTGATCTCTGGCAGTCATGACTGTACTGTGAGGCTATGGGACCTGGCTATGGGCAGGACAAGAGTTACATTGACTAATCATAAGAAGAGTGTCAGAGCTTTAGCATTGCATCCAGTACA ATATTCCTTTGCCTCTGGATCACCTGACAACATCAAACAATGGAAGTTTCCTGACGGTACATTTCTCCAAAATTTATCTGGCCATAATGCTATTGTGAATAGTCTGGCTTGCAACTCTGATGGTGTCCTGGTTTCTGCAG CTGACAATGGTAGCATGCATTTTTGGGATTGGAAGACTGGCTACAACTTCCAGCGTGTCCAGGCACTTGCTCAACCAGGCTCCATCCACTCTGAGGCTGGGatattttctttatgttttgaCCACAGCGGTTCAAGGCTCATAACTGGCGAGGCTGACAAAACCATTAAGATTTACAAGGAGGATGAGACTGCT ACTGAAGAGACACATCCTATCAATTGGAGGCCAGACatatatagaaaaaagaaatattga